GAGGCCTCCCTTCTGCTGACGGGTCTGACTGTGACACCCGAAAGTCAAGAGCTGTCCCCTGAGCAGAAGAAGGAGCGTTTAGTTTTCATGGAAGATCACATGCAAGGCTTGTGGTCCACACGGATCAAGAATCTCCTCCAAAAGCACAGTGGAGGCAAAGACTGGGAGAGGCTGGAACAGGACTTGCATTCCTTGATCAGAGGGTGTTTGGATGAGAAAATGGATGAACAGAGGATGCAGAACATACTCAGAGACATGGAAGACACTTTTCCAACACCTGAGCCCCCCAGTCAGTCTCAGTCCAAGTCAGACGGCAGCAAATCCAAAGCAAATGAAACCATTACAAACCAGGAATTCCTCCAGTTGCTCAAGCGCCTTGGACTCAAAAGTCACTATCCAAGAAAAATGGGGATGGGAGATTTCCGCACCATCTGCAAGAcatctctgcaggacagccagcCCAGCAAGGACAAGGAACTGCCATTTTACTTCCTGCAAAAGCTGTTAACAGTGGATTACCAGGTGAGGTACCTGACTTGCTGGGACAAGAGCAACCCAGTGCTTCCACGTGTGCCTCAAATGACCGAGCAAGAGCAGAAACCTTCTGAATTTTTGGAAAACTTTCTCCATCATTTGAAGGAAGCAGTCCCTGAACCTGGAAGCAGGGACAGCCGTGTGCACCCCATGGACCTGCAGATGGCCATTTTCCATTGTGCTGATGACTTCCTGAGAGAGACCCTTGCAACCAAGCTGGCGTTCTGCCAACTGGCGCTGCCTCTGTTGGTGCCCAACCCGTGCACTTCACACATCGAGTTCCCGCTCTACGCCCTCAGCCAAATCCAAAGGAGCTGGAAAGAGGCAGACAAGTCAGGAAAGCAGGCCAGAACAAAGAGTTACAACAACAAACTCATCTTTCAGGCACAGACACCCATTGTGTCCTTCATCCGCATTGGCAGCTCGGCCTCCTCTTCCAAGTCTCAGCTCCTGAACGCTCTGCTGAGCAAACGCAAACACGACACTTTCTTCCACCGCCACTGCAGAGGCAGCACCAGAGAGCGTTTGCTGATGGAAGGGGTGGTGGAGATCACCTGGTACTGCCCCCGCGGAAGCCCTGATGACACCTTTGAGTGCTGTGTGGCTTTCTGTAACCTGCATGGAGATGCCAGGGATCACGGAGCACagctgcagttcctgcaggagATATCTGCTGTCAACGTGGCTCTCATATCTGAGTTGGAGCACATGGACAACAGGGGGGAGAATCTTCTGCAGGGTCTGTGGCAGTCACAAAGGCCTTTGGTTTGTCTTCTcacagaaaaagagaatgtTGCAGCTGGACAACACAGTGAAATCATAACAATAGGGATCAAGAACAGAAACGAAGCAGAACTCATGGTCCAGCTGACTGAAACAATCCAGAATCTCCTGGAAAGGTCTCATCCACGTTTCAGCCTGGAGGCCTGTCTGGATAAAGCTCACCAGCATGGATTCATAGTGGATGCAGATCAACCTGCAGGTTTGACAGccaaagcaaaggcaaaggaGCTGGTGGAGCTTCTGAAGAAAGAGAAACTGTCTGAGATcaaatcccagctcctgccccttcAAGGAGAACTGTGGTACCAGTGGTGCCAAAAGGACAAAGAGCTCACTCGCTTGCAGGAGAAGGGGAACAAGAGCATTGAGCATCATCGCAGCCAAATTGAATATGAGAAGGCAGAACTAAGAAGAAAGCAACTTGAACAAGCTTCCCCCCTTAACCCACTGGTGAAATCATTCCTTGGCTTTCTCCAGGCCCAGCCAGCAGATACCAAGAAATACTTCCTGCACTGGATGAAGGTCTTTATGGATGAGCTGTCCTGCGGTCGCCTTGAAGAACTGAGGAGAGACTACCATGAGATATGGTCTCAAATCCaggcaagaaagaaaagcaagaaaagacCCAGTGAGAATACTGAGTTGCTGAGTCGGTTGGATGCTCTCTCTGATGATATCAGCAATTCATCCATTGGCCTGGAGCATCTCTTGAGAGAGGTGGGGCAGATTTATGAAGTTCTGGAAGAAATGAACTGCAAGAATGAGAGTTGTGTCAAACTGCCAGAGATTGCAGCAGATCTGATGGTTTCGGGGTATCCTGTGGAGCTGATGGATGGGGATGCTTCTTACCTGCCCTTGTGCTGGGTGGGAGCAATCTTTGACAGCTTAATTGAGAGGCTGGGGGACAAACGAGTGTTTGTGCTCTCCATGCTCGGCATCCAGAGCACAGGCAAGTCCACCCTGCTGAATGCCATGTTTGGTCTGCAGTTCAACGTCAGCGCGGGGAGATGCACCCGCGGAGCCTTTATGCAGCTCATCCCAGTgggtgaggagctgcagcaagaCTTGGGCTTTGATTTTGTGCTGGTGGTGGACACAGAGGGACTCCGTGCCATTGAGATGGCCAATAAACACTCCCTGAACCACGACAATGAGCTGGCCACCTTTGTCATTGGCATTGGCAACATGACTGTGATCAATATCTTTGGAGAAAATCCCTCAGAAATGCAAGATGTTCTCCAGATCGCTGTGCAGGCTTTCCTGAGGATGAAGAAAGTCAATCTTTCCCCAAGCTGCCTCTTTGTCCACCAAAACGTGGGAGAAGCAACTGCCAAGGAGCAGAACATGGAAGGACAAAGGCgtttgcaggaaaagctggatGAAATGACCGTGGTAGCTGCCCAGCAGGAATTCTGTGACATCTCCTCCTTCAGCGACGTCATTGGCTTTGATGTGGACACCCACATTCACTACTTTGCTCAGCTGTGGGAAGGAAACCCCCCGATGGCACCACCCAACCCCACCTACAGCCAGAACGTCCAGCAACTAAAGAGCAAAATCCTCCAGGCTGCCCAGAAGCAGTCGCAGCGCAGCATTTTGAGGCTCTCGAGCCTGAAAGTTCGTATTGGTGACCTCTGGAATGCGTTGCTGAATGAAAACTTTGTTTTCAGCTTCAAGAATTCCCTGGAGATTGCCGCATACAGGAAACTGGAAAGCGCCTTTAGTCAGTGGACCTGGAGGCTGAGGAGTCACGTCTTAGACATGCAGATGAGACTGGACAACAAAATTCGGAATGGGGACTTACAGAATGTGACCAGGGAACACCTTGAAGGGCAGGTGCAAGAGACAAGTGATGCCATTGAGAAAGAAGTGGAAAAGTATTTCAGGGAGGACAAAGACCGTGAAACACTGGTCCAGTGGAAATCAAGCACAGAACTGAAGCTGAAAGAACTAAAAGACGCTCTTCTtcttgaaacaaaaaagaaatgtaagaaTCTTATTGAGCTACAGAAGGAGCAGAGTAAACTGGATGCAAGGAAGGCGCAATATGAAGCCGAGCTCCTGAGAAGGAGTAGGGAGTTGGCTTTGACTCTGAAAGGGAAGAGCCTCAGTGAGAGAGAACTGAAGGACAGCTTTACCTCTGTCTGGAACAATTGGATTGCCGAAGTCTCCAGTGCTGCTCGTCCTCAGGAACAGGTGGATATCGATGCAGAAATCGAAGATGTCCTTCTAGAGCACTTTAAGGAGCCGGGTTTCCATGCCAGGATCACATCATTTCCCAAAGGCAGAGGATTTTCTTTTGACATGCAGAAACACGtcatgaaaaaaaagtatttgggcTTCTTCCAAGATCCCAGGAGCATTTCCAACGCTGATGTGATCAACTTGAAGCACATCACAGACAGCATCATAGCATGTGTGAGAGCAAACATTGataagaaggaagaggagaaacgGGATTACAGTCGAAATTTTATTCATGAAATACTCAATGAAGTACAGGAAGGTGTGAACTCTGTCCCCAGCAATGCAAAATGTACTTTTAACAGAGAGTACAGCATAGATTTGTCTCTGTATCTGTGCAGAATGGCAGCAGAAAGGTTTAAAGTCATGCATGAAGCGTTCCAAAAGGCAAATGACCCAGTCGTGTACCTGAGCAGCAAGAGAGAGGATTTCTTCCAGTGTTTCCAGATTTCCTGCCAAGGAGCCACTTCTATCACAacttttgctgttttcctttgtgagAAGATTGAACCAGCTCTTCACCAGGCGGTCTATGAGAGGACAGCTAAAGCCATTGCTGAGGACATGCAGGGcaaattcccagatttccagGGCAACAGAGCCAATCTGGAAATCTCCATCCTGAGATACCTGGCAGAACAAGAAAATTTTGAGTATTTCAAGGATTACCTTAAGTGTCCAGAAGAGTTTTTTTTGAGCTACCTTGGAAAACGAGTTCAGAGTTACTGTTCACATGGGAGCAGAAGTCTGGAGAAGTTTTTAGATTTCTCCCTTAATCTTCTCTATGGAAACAtcctgaaagctgtttctttctCAACCCAGATTGTCAAAGACAGAAAAGACAGAGAGGACAAAGTCTCTCTTTGGCTGGATGAATTTTGCAGGGAACTGACAGAGGTGATCAACTTGCCCAGAAGTGACCTGAAGGGCATTGAGCACCAGGAGGTCACAGACATTGAGTTCCTGAGCAGCGCCATGGCAGAAGCTCTGGATGACCTGAGGGACAGGCTCAGGAAAGGATTTGCTGATGCCGATATGAGCTCATTTGCAAGGCAGCCTCACACCATCCTGGCAGAGCATTTCTCAGGGTGCTGGGAGCAGTGTCCCTTTTGTGGGGCTGTTTGCACAAACACCATGCAGAATCATGATGGAGACCATCAGCAGATCTTCCATCGCCCACGAGCTTTGGTGGGAACCAAGTGGCATGAGACGGACCACCTGGTCATTGATATTTGTTCCAGCCTTGTTGCAAGTAATCTCAAATTCAGGTTTGATGGTGGCCCATGGTTCCCTTACAATACATACCGTAATGCTGGACCTCCTGTTTCCACTTGGAAGATTCTTCCTGATCCATCCATGCAGGCGTACTGGAAATGGTTTGTGTCTCATTTCAGGACACAGCTGGAAGCTTTGTACAATGGGAAATTTCAGGGCAAAGGAGAAATCCCTGAGGCGTGGCAGAGAGTTACCAAGCAGGAAGCACTGTCCGAGCTGGACAAGTATCAGTCATGTCCATGGGAAGGAAGAACCACAATGGCTTTGCAGTTTAGAGGAACTTTGTACCAGGCTCTCCTCAAAATGCAGTTATAACAATGACACTCTCAAGCCATGTAGAGAAAATGGTATCTAATTGCTCCCAAATTTGGTGAAATAAAGTGTGTTACTGCAGCCATTGCTCAGCAACTCCCTCACTTCATGATAAAGCCAGAATGCTCTTGCCTTCTTGCCATAAACACTTCCCTCTGCTTTGTT
This Aphelocoma coerulescens isolate FSJ_1873_10779 chromosome 3, UR_Acoe_1.0, whole genome shotgun sequence DNA region includes the following protein-coding sequences:
- the LOC138108792 gene encoding interferon-induced very large GTPase 1-like codes for the protein MASQEDTQEGDAKAQLAKAFQKEGLDAGYWVPKVSQNLGIECREALQHLECKDYLKLECAARHPWEKKALQKLLKIKDNKTTTEEVQKEHLEKTKKRQEVAKQALNDLTEMLNSHSHSQDALREKAETLWKAMEIPKEFWPSPKKPLVDMLESIHKQLEQQELSAGRTEHIPDTEVLRRASGGLALQGIYRTSRPEDMLAKREQLLRVPEGFQLSGPEQGSLLERKEFSSSAAESNFTKSMEQLGFSISVSAKAAFWGVCLEAGVDHSSSSQSQNIHQSHSEQSYFCTTKYQYIPLASCYLQRHQLCLSDAALQELQDMEQLLSCIEEEDSCTLLKMCESFFNRFGSHINHGPLHFGGIFWWKASTEGFQAEQREEMKQQTSKALNDFVRASWGGFGASVGGTLDVSKSSSKASIQGRAGESSHTAIQLYVLNTGGPPDTASLPQWKTGLVSDNTTWCVIDRGFELIPVWDVIRGNHSRDFKSVTQMSRALRDAYKALTNQSVGTIFGEELDSAVQEARDFMATVKAWEVMVDERKLLMLMELKEDLHAKTKNPSVWINVCLSDKALQDFLVNTVRSCQESPPENTTSIKVMLKSILDPHIYSVKDFPEASFIMQWIFQTEHQLPRRPKVSELEELIKTLQQMREHIYAVTYAPGSSASAVHQAKIEATLTTSLAIYSLLQSLQERAEKDMELLVLLIVTSTGYNVESSTFPHLLGHPEIQYMAKEIEAAHEEYVKLKEQDADRAEASLLLTGLTVTPESQELSPEQKKERLVFMEDHMQGLWSTRIKNLLQKHSGGKDWERLEQDLHSLIRGCLDEKMDEQRMQNILRDMEDTFPTPEPPSQSQSKSDGSKSKANETITNQEFLQLLKRLGLKSHYPRKMGMGDFRTICKTSLQDSQPSKDKELPFYFLQKLLTVDYQVRYLTCWDKSNPVLPRVPQMTEQEQKPSEFLENFLHHLKEAVPEPGSRDSRVHPMDLQMAIFHCADDFLRETLATKLAFCQLALPLLVPNPCTSHIEFPLYALSQIQRSWKEADKSGKQARTKSYNNKLIFQAQTPIVSFIRIGSSASSSKSQLLNALLSKRKHDTFFHRHCRGSTRERLLMEGVVEITWYCPRGSPDDTFECCVAFCNLHGDARDHGAQLQFLQEISAVNVALISELEHMDNRGENLLQGLWQSQRPLVCLLTEKENVAAGQHSEIITIGIKNRNEAELMVQLTETIQNLLERSHPRFSLEACLDKAHQHGFIVDADQPAGLTAKAKAKELVELLKKEKLSEIKSQLLPLQGELWYQWCQKDKELTRLQEKGNKSIEHHRSQIEYEKAELRRKQLEQASPLNPLVKSFLGFLQAQPADTKKYFLHWMKVFMDELSCGRLEELRRDYHEIWSQIQARKKSKKRPSENTELLSRLDALSDDISNSSIGLEHLLREVGQIYEVLEEMNCKNESCVKLPEIAADLMVSGYPVELMDGDASYLPLCWVGAIFDSLIERLGDKRVFVLSMLGIQSTGKSTLLNAMFGLQFNVSAGRCTRGAFMQLIPVGEELQQDLGFDFVLVVDTEGLRAIEMANKHSLNHDNELATFVIGIGNMTVINIFGENPSEMQDVLQIAVQAFLRMKKVNLSPSCLFVHQNVGEATAKEQNMEGQRRLQEKLDEMTVVAAQQEFCDISSFSDVIGFDVDTHIHYFAQLWEGNPPMAPPNPTYSQNVQQLKSKILQAAQKQSQRSILRLSSLKVRIGDLWNALLNENFVFSFKNSLEIAAYRKLESAFSQWTWRLRSHVLDMQMRLDNKIRNGDLQNVTREHLEGQVQETSDAIEKEVEKYFREDKDRETLVQWKSSTELKLKELKDALLLETKKKCKNLIELQKEQSKLDARKAQYEAELLRRSRELALTLKGKSLSERELKDSFTSVWNNWIAEVSSAARPQEQVDIDAEIEDVLLEHFKEPGFHARITSFPKGRGFSFDMQKHVMKKKYLGFFQDPRSISNADVINLKHITDSIIACVRANIDKKEEEKRDYSRNFIHEILNEVQEGVNSVPSNAKCTFNREYSIDLSLYLCRMAAERFKVMHEAFQKANDPVVYLSSKREDFFQCFQISCQGATSITTFAVFLCEKIEPALHQAVYERTAKAIAEDMQGKFPDFQGNRANLEISILRYLAEQENFEYFKDYLKCPEEFFLSYLGKRVQSYCSHGSRSLEKFLDFSLNLLYGNILKAVSFSTQIVKDRKDREDKVSLWLDEFCRELTEVINLPRSDLKGIEHQEVTDIEFLSSAMAEALDDLRDRLRKGFADADMSSFARQPHTILAEHFSGCWEQCPFCGAVCTNTMQNHDGDHQQIFHRPRALVGTKWHETDHLVIDICSSLVASNLKFRFDGGPWFPYNTYRNAGPPVSTWKILPDPSMQAYWKWFVSHFRTQLEALYNGKFQGKGEIPEAWQRVTKQEALSELDKYQSCPWEGRTTMALQFRGTLYQALLKMQL